A region of Larimichthys crocea isolate SSNF chromosome X, L_crocea_2.0, whole genome shotgun sequence DNA encodes the following proteins:
- the eif4g2b gene encoding eukaryotic translation initiation factor 4 gamma 2b — protein MAWRNAQLGVIGAARREKRPPFSPSPPIILILLSILHCQAAKVESVIAEGGASRFSASSGGGGGRGAPQHYPKTVGNSEFLGKTPGQSVQRWVPSRSTRRDVNSSNEKERHDAIFRKVRGILNKLTPEKFDKLCLELLNVGVDSKLVLKGIILLIVDKALEEPKYSSLYAQLCLRLAEDAPNFDGPSSEIQTSQKQSTTFRRLLISKLQDEFENRTRNVEIYDKHDNPLTSEEEEQRAIAKIKMLGNIKFIGELGKLDLIHESILHKCIKTLLEKKKRVQLKDMGEDLECLCQIMRTVGPRLDHEKAKSLMDQYFGRMRSLMNNKELPARIRFLLQDTVELRENNWVPRKAFIDNGPKTINQIRQDAVKDLGVFIPAPMSQGMRMDFFLESPFMPTRVKLDRETLGGLADMFGQMPGSGIGTGPGVIQDRYSPTMGRHRTNPLFNGHSGHIAPQPQSQFDMGPKSFVKSNQVQNQHFLNQNQNHTAQQQVQSKDMPPRFSKKGQLNADEISLRPAQSFLLNKNQVPKLQPQIPTMMPPSAQPPRTQTPPLGQPPQLGLKTNPPPIQEKPQKTNKKPPPAREELLKMTEAIMTEYLNSKNLTEAVSGVREMRAPKHFLPEMLSKIIVCSLDRPDEDKEHASTLIHTLRTEGLITGENFMQAFLSVLDQCPKIELDVPLVKSYLAQFAARAIIAELVSVAELAHPLENGTHFPLFLLCLQQTAKLKDREWLTDLFQQSKVNMQKMLPEIDQNKDRMLEILEGKGLSFLFPLLKLEKELLKQIKADPSPQSIYKWIKDNISPKLHTDKGFVNILMTSFLQYISQELCMAECDEQLAAPSKEQLEQEKQLLLAFKPVMQKFLHDHTELQVSALYALQVHCNASAFPKGMLLRYFVNFYDMEIIEEEAFLAWKEDITQEFPGKGKALFQVNQWLTWLETAEEEESEDEAD, from the exons CACCGTTTTCCCCATCCCCTcctattattcttattcttttgAGTATTCTTCATTGTCAAGCCGCCAAAGTGGAGAGTGTGATTGCAGAAGGGGGTGCTTCTCGTTTCAG TGCTTCTTCGGGGGGAGGAGGTGGTAGGGGTGCACCTCAGCACTATCCCAAGACTGTCGGCAACAG cGAGTTCCTGGGGAAAACCCCAGGGCAAAGCGTTCAGAGATGGGTTCCTTCACGAAGCACTAGACGAGATGTCAACTCCAGCAACGAAAAAGAGCGACACGATGCAATCTTCAGGAAAGTGAGGGG catACTCAACAAACTCACGCCTGAGAAGTTTGACAAGCTATGCCTTGAGCTCCTGAACGTGGGCGTAGATTCAAAACTCGTCCTTAAAGGAATCATCTTGCTG ATTGTAGACAAAGCCCTAGAAGAGCCGAAGTATAGCTCGCTCTATGCTCAGCTATGTCTGCGCTTGGCAGAGGACGCACCAAACTTTGATGGCCCTTCATCTGAGATCCAAACATCCCAAAAGCAGAGCACA ACCTTCAGAAGACTGCTGATTTCCAAACTTCAAGATGAATTTGAAAACCGCACCAGAAATGTTGAAA TCTATGACAAGCATGACAACCCTCTTACttctgaagaggaggagcagcgtGCCATTGCCAAGATCAAGATGCTTGGCAACATTAAATTCATCGGGGAACTTGGCAAACTCGACCTCATCCATGAATCTATCCTTCATAAGTGCATCAAAACA CTtctggaaaagaagaagagagtccAGCTCAAGGATATGGGGGAGGATCTGGAGTGCCTCTGTCAGATAATGAGGACAGTGGGGCCGAGACTAGACCATGAGAAAGCAAAG TCTTTAATGGATCAGTACTTTGGCCGTATGCGATCCTTAATGAACAACAAGGAGTTGCCCGCTAGGATCCGCTTCCTGCTGCAAGACACAGTGGAACTGCGAGAAAACAACTGGGTCCCCCGCAAGGCTTTCATCGACAACGGACCAAAGACGATTAACCAGATCCGTCAGGATGCAGTGAAA GATTTGGGTGTTTTCATCCCAGCACCCATGTCTCAGGGGATGAGGATGGACTTCTTCCTGGAAAGCCCCTTCATGCCCACCAGAGTGAAACTAGACAGGGAAACTCTTGGGGGATTGGCCGACATGTTTGGACAGATGCCAG GCAGTGGAATTGGAACTGGCCCGGGGGTTATTCAGGACAGGTACTCGCCCACTATGGGACGCCATCGCACCAACCCGCTCTTCAACGGCCACAGTGGCCACATCGCCCCTCAACcacagtcacagtttgacatGGGGCCAAAGTCTTTTGTTAAGTCCAACCAG GTTCAGAACCAGCATTTCctcaaccagaaccagaaccacacgGCCCAGCAGCAGGTCCAGTCCAAGGACATGCCTCCACGATTCAGCAAGAAAGGACAGCTCAATGCAGATGAG ATAAGCCTCAGGCCTGCTCAGTCATTCCTCCTCAACAAGAACCAGGTGCCCAAGCTCCAGCCCCAAATCCCCACCATGATGCCTCCCAGCGCCCAGCCCCCACGCACTCAGACCCCTCCTCTGGGACAG CCGCCACAGCTTGGCCTGAAGACCAACCCCCCACCCATTCAAGAGAAACCTCAGAAGACGAACAAGAAACCACCTCCTGCCAGGGAGGAACTGCTTAAAATGACT GAGGCGATCATGACTGAGTACTTGAACAGTAAGAACCTGACTGAGGCTGTGAGCGGCGTGCGAGAGATGAGAGCTCCCAAGCACTTCCTGCCAGAGATGCTGAGTAAGATCATCGTGTGTTCCCTGGACCGTCCTGATGAGGACAAGGAGCACGCGAGCACTCTGATCCACACACTCCGCACCGAGGGCCTCATCACTGGAGAGAACTTCATGCAG GCTTTCCTCAGCGTCCTGGACCAGTGCCCTAAGATCGAGCTGGACGTGCCCCTGGTGAAGTCCTACCTGGCCCAGTTTGCGGCTCGGGCCATCATAGCGGAGCTGGTGAGCGTGGCAGAGCTGGCTCACCCCCTGGAGAACGGCACCCACTTCCCCCTCTTTCTGCTCTGCCTGCAACAGACGGCCAAGCTGAAGGACCGAGAGTGGCTCACCGACCTCTTCCAGCAGAGCAAGGTCAACATGCAGAAGATGCTCCCAG AAATCGATCAGAACAAAGACCGCATGCTGGAGATCCTGGAGGGGAAGGGCCTGAGCTTCCTGTTCCCGTTGCTGAAGCTGGAGAAGGAGCTGCTGAAGCAGATAAAGGCAGACCCGTCTCCACAGTCCATCTACAAGTGGATTAAAGACAACATCTCTCCCAAGCTTCACACTGACAAAGGCTTTGTCAACATCCTCATGACCag TTTCCTCCAGTACATCTCCCAGGAGCTGTGCATGGCGGAGTGTGACGAGCAGCTGGCGGCGCCCTCCaaagagcagctggagcaggagaaacagctgctgctggcctTCAAGCCCGTCATGCAGAAGTTCCTGCACGACCATACCGAGCTGCAGGTCAGCGCCCTGTATGCCCTGCAGGTGCACTGCAACGCCAGCGCGTTCCCTAAAG GCATGCTGCTGCGCTACTTTGTCAACTTCTACGACATGGAGATCATTGAAGAAGAAGCCTTCCTTGCATGGAAAGAAGACATTACCCAAGAATTCCCTGGAAAAGGAAAAGCTTTATTCCAG GTCAACCAGTGGCTCACCTGGCTGGAGacggcagaggaggaggagtcggAGGACGAAGCAGATTGA